A genomic window from Nerophis lumbriciformis linkage group LG30, RoL_Nlum_v2.1, whole genome shotgun sequence includes:
- the LOC133572590 gene encoding uncharacterized protein produces the protein MSKMWFWGESSCGVFGPKASLTPVSWTVPNDIIKVFCGDQHVLLLREEGTLLSQGSNSRQQLGRRASNNEKAGQVEGLHFVVGVACGQYHSLALSSYGKVFSWGAGEAGQLGFLHYHKCDSPQAIRVRLPTEAVQVACGDFHSVALTKGGDVFCWGSNSHGQLGVGRQVSLQYVSLQHAPLLVGPLTGVPVTQISAGATHTLFLTLSGLVYCCGANKHGQLGLNRVDPKGFKAQVKKQCLKEFVAAFVDHVFNKSVEDVFNEFKRGFLKVCAPKVLDFFLPEELQAVMVGNEKYDWDVFEQNTVYVGEYHAQHRNILTFWQVFHKLSQEEKKKFLLFLTGSHRVPVEGMARIRMKVGILPDSTELHYPEALICLNILLLPLYPRYPMGRQMHNRLVYAINQSRGFSKTYKHQAE, from the exons ATGTCGAAGATGTGGTTCTGGGGGGAAAGCAGCTGTGGAGTCTTCGGTCCCAAGGCGTCTTTGACCCCCGTGTCGTGGACAGTTCCTAATGATATCATCAAGGTTTTCTGCGGGGATCAACATGTTTTACTCCTGCGGGAGGAAGGGACACTTTTATCGCAGGGAAGCAACTCCAGGCAGCAACTTGGACGGAGGGCTTCGAATAATGAAaaagcag GCCAAGTGGAGGGCCTCCATTTTGTGGTGGGCGTGGCTTGTGGTCAATACCACTCCCTGGCCTTGAGTTCATATGGAAAAGTCTTCTCCTGGGGGGCAGGAGAAGCTGGACAACTTGGGTTTCTACACTATCACAAGTGTGATTCTCCGCAAGCAAT ACGGGTGCGGTTGCCGACAGAAGCGGTTCAGGTCGCTTGTGGAGACTTTCACTCTGTGGCACTGACCAAAG GAGGAGACGTCTTCTGCTGGGGCTCCAACAGTCATGGGCAGCTGGGTGTGGGGAGGCAGGTGTCACTGCAGTATGTGTCACTGCAGCATGCGCCCCTCCTCGTGGGCCCGCTCACTGGCGTACCGGTTACCCAGATCTCAGCCGGAGCGACCCACACGCTCTTCCTCACGTTGTCAGGCCTGGTGTACTGCTGTGGGGCCAACAAACACGGTCAGCTGGGCCTGAACCGGGTCGACCCGAAAG ggtttaaagcaCAGGTGAAAAAGCAGTGTTT GAAAGAGTTTGTGGCCGCCTTTGTCGACCACGTCTTCAACAAGTCGGTGGAGGATGTATTCAATGAGTTCAAGAGAGGCTTTCTCAAGGTGTGCGCTCCTAAGGTGCTGGACTTCTTCCTGCCGGAGGAACTGCAAGCGGTGATGGTGGGAAATGAAAAGTACGACTGGGACGTCTTTGAGCAG AACACCGTGTATGTCGGAGAGTACCACGCCCAACACCGCAACATCCTCACCTTCTGGCAGGTGTTCCACAAGCTCAGCCAGGAAGAAAAGAAGAAGTTCCTTT TGTTCCTCACAGGCAGCCACCGCGTGCCAGTGGAGGGCATGGCCCGCATCCGGATGAAGGTGGGCATCTTGCCCGACTCCAccgaactccattacccagaagCCCTCATCTGCCTTAACATTCTCTTACTGCCGCTGTACCCGCGCTATCCCATGGGGAGGCAGATGCACAACCGGCTGGTTTATGCCATCAATCAAAGTCGTGGTTTCAGCAAGACGTACAAACACCAAGCTGAGTGA